The proteins below are encoded in one region of Streptomyces marianii:
- the yczE gene encoding membrane protein YczE, producing the protein MHQSTSTTGGRTLSITSGLRGRHLPRRLMQLYFGLALYGASSALLIRGGLGLEPWGVLHQGLAERTGLTIGVVSIIVGAVVLLLWIPIRQRPGLGTVSNVFVIGIAMDGTLAVVPDVHGQAVQIAVMAAGIVLNGAATGLYISARFDPGPRDGLMTGLHRLTGRSIRLVRTAIEVAVVGTGYLLGGTVGAGTVLYALSIGPLAQLFLRVFAIPSNGGGSTVVAGSSPGRAILRS; encoded by the coding sequence ATGCATCAGTCCACTTCCACCACCGGGGGCAGAACGTTGTCCATCACATCCGGTCTGCGGGGCAGGCATCTGCCCCGCAGACTGATGCAGCTCTACTTCGGCCTGGCGCTCTACGGCGCGAGCTCCGCGCTCCTGATCCGCGGGGGTCTCGGCCTCGAACCCTGGGGTGTGCTGCACCAGGGCCTGGCCGAGCGGACGGGGCTCACCATCGGCGTCGTCTCGATCATCGTCGGCGCTGTCGTCCTGCTGCTGTGGATACCGATCCGCCAGAGGCCCGGACTCGGAACCGTCTCCAACGTCTTCGTCATCGGCATCGCCATGGACGGCACCCTCGCCGTCGTACCGGACGTCCACGGCCAGGCCGTGCAGATCGCGGTGATGGCGGCCGGGATCGTCCTCAACGGCGCCGCCACCGGCCTCTACATCTCCGCCCGCTTCGACCCCGGTCCGCGCGACGGGCTGATGACCGGGCTGCACCGGCTGACGGGACGTTCGATCCGGCTGGTCCGGACGGCGATCGAGGTCGCGGTCGTGGGGACCGGGTACCTCCTCGGCGGCACGGTGGGCGCGGGCACGGTCCTCTACGCCCTGTCCATCGGCCCGCTGGCGCAACTGTTCCTGCGTGTGTTCGCCATCCCGTCCAACGGTGGAGGTAGCACGGTCGTCGCCGGATCGTCACCCGGACGAGCGATACTGCGTTCGTGA
- a CDS encoding HEAT repeat domain-containing protein encodes MFEPVIAPSGTLLGLLQRGRGDGTLHALAAPRAEALEALNHCVLHDPRHDWQVENRSLYYARLHLDLGGGLDEIEAHLFAAEDHLDTDDSRTGLALSVLGHLASYGRDDALVLLRRYAATGANWAWALDELALRDDDSGLRSLAGAVLGRFPATPEGDAELAAAMRDAFEPRPWRLWAEDRREAVGARVRAARERGSFDRWQRQMRPTGPRPGWSVESVLDWAQQGLERGGALHVPAARCLGAVAGPEDRPLIAEAARGGPDGARCAALHYLAEARDPAVLDLIEAAVADPSRTVADAAVAAFERMCGEAAVDRARGWIHRPDALGASAAGVLACRGGAQDSELVLGALRETVRADGPDAPPLWALVDGTGRLGIGCAAPVLRHVYRETASSQLRGRTARALAATDPSFATGFAVECLWDCEETTREVAALHAETGDARVAERLRRLAADPAEEAEVQTAVRSRIAREAPPR; translated from the coding sequence ATGTTCGAACCAGTCATAGCGCCGAGCGGCACCTTGCTCGGCCTGCTGCAGAGGGGCCGCGGCGACGGCACGCTGCACGCGCTCGCCGCGCCGCGCGCCGAAGCCCTCGAGGCCCTCAACCACTGCGTGCTCCACGACCCCCGCCACGACTGGCAGGTGGAGAACCGCTCCCTCTACTACGCCCGCCTCCACCTGGACCTGGGCGGCGGTCTCGACGAGATCGAGGCCCACCTCTTCGCTGCCGAGGACCACCTCGACACCGACGACTCCCGGACCGGGCTCGCGCTCTCCGTGCTGGGTCACCTGGCCTCCTACGGACGCGACGACGCGCTGGTGCTGCTGCGCAGGTACGCGGCGACCGGTGCCAACTGGGCCTGGGCCCTCGACGAGCTCGCCCTTCGCGACGACGACTCCGGGCTCCGCTCACTCGCGGGAGCCGTGCTCGGCCGTTTCCCGGCCACCCCGGAGGGCGACGCCGAGCTGGCCGCCGCCATGCGCGACGCCTTCGAGCCGAGGCCGTGGCGGCTCTGGGCCGAGGACCGCCGGGAGGCGGTCGGCGCCCGGGTGCGCGCCGCCCGGGAACGCGGGTCCTTCGACCGCTGGCAGCGCCAGATGCGGCCCACGGGGCCACGCCCCGGCTGGAGCGTCGAGTCGGTCCTCGACTGGGCCCAGCAGGGCCTGGAGCGCGGCGGCGCCCTGCATGTGCCCGCGGCGCGCTGCCTCGGCGCCGTCGCCGGCCCCGAGGACCGGCCGCTGATCGCCGAGGCCGCGCGCGGCGGGCCCGACGGTGCACGCTGCGCCGCCCTGCACTACCTGGCGGAGGCGCGAGATCCCGCCGTCCTCGATCTCATCGAGGCCGCGGTCGCCGACCCTTCCCGTACCGTCGCCGACGCCGCCGTCGCCGCGTTCGAGCGGATGTGCGGCGAAGCCGCCGTCGACCGGGCGCGTGGCTGGATCCACCGCCCCGACGCGCTCGGCGCCTCTGCCGCGGGCGTCCTCGCCTGTCGTGGCGGCGCCCAGGACAGCGAGCTCGTGCTCGGCGCGCTCCGCGAGACCGTCCGCGCCGATGGACCCGACGCCCCTCCGCTGTGGGCCCTCGTCGACGGCACCGGCCGGCTGGGCATCGGTTGCGCCGCACCCGTGCTGCGCCACGTCTACCGCGAGACCGCCTCCTCCCAGTTGCGCGGCCGCACGGCCCGTGCCCTGGCCGCCACCGACCCCTCCTTCGCGACCGGCTTCGCCGTCGAGTGCCTGTGGGACTGCGAGGAAACCACGAGGGAGGTCGCCGCACTGCACGCCGAGACCGGTGACGCACGCGTCGCCGAGCGTCTCCGCCGGCTCGCCGCCGATCCGGCGGAGGAGGCCGAGGTGCAGACGGCCGTCCGCAGCCGTATCGCGCGGGAGGCTCCTCCGCGCTGA
- a CDS encoding SCO1417 family PLP biosynthesis transcription factor, protein MAQWTSAVGAPALARQLQAQQPRPAGPGTRRPPAYRALADGIRLLVLEGRVPVAARLPAERELALALAVSRTTVAAAYEALRNEGFLESRRGAGSWTAVPAGNPLPARGLEPLPPESLGSMIDLGCAALPAPEPWLTRSIQGALEELPPYAHTHGDYPAGLPALRRTLADRYTERGIPTMPEQIMVTTGAMGAIDAICHLFAGRGERIAVESPSYANILQLMREAGARLVPVAMAEGLKGWDLPRWRQVLRDAAPRLAYVVADFHNPTGALADEDQRRQLVDAARSAGTVLVVDETMAELRLDDETAMPRPVCAFDPAGSTVLTVGSASKAFWAGMRIGWVRAAPDVIRSLVAARAYADLGTPVLEQLGVNWLMGTGGWNEAVALRREQARRNRDEMVTALHRELPDWEFEVPHGGLTLWVRAGGLSGSRLAEVGERVGVRVPSGPRFGVDGAFEGYVRLPFTVGGPVAEEAAARLAAAARLVRTGVTTGTEAPRTFVA, encoded by the coding sequence ATGGCTCAGTGGACTTCGGCCGTGGGGGCGCCCGCGCTGGCCCGGCAACTGCAGGCACAGCAGCCGCGCCCGGCGGGCCCGGGCACCCGCAGACCGCCCGCGTACCGTGCCCTCGCGGACGGCATCCGGCTGCTCGTCCTGGAGGGCCGGGTCCCCGTCGCCGCCCGGCTGCCCGCCGAGCGTGAACTCGCACTGGCCCTGGCCGTCAGCCGTACCACCGTGGCGGCCGCCTACGAGGCCCTGCGGAACGAGGGCTTCCTGGAGTCCCGCAGGGGGGCCGGCAGCTGGACGGCCGTACCCGCCGGCAACCCGCTGCCTGCGCGGGGGCTCGAACCGCTGCCCCCGGAGTCCCTCGGCTCGATGATCGACCTCGGCTGCGCGGCGCTGCCCGCCCCCGAGCCCTGGCTGACCCGGAGCATCCAGGGCGCGCTGGAGGAACTGCCGCCGTACGCGCACACCCACGGCGACTACCCCGCCGGTCTGCCCGCGCTGCGCCGGACGCTCGCCGACCGGTACACCGAGCGCGGCATCCCGACCATGCCCGAACAGATCATGGTGACCACCGGCGCCATGGGCGCGATCGACGCGATCTGCCACCTCTTCGCGGGACGGGGCGAGCGGATCGCCGTCGAGTCGCCGTCGTACGCCAACATCCTCCAGCTGATGCGCGAGGCGGGCGCCCGGTTGGTGCCGGTCGCGATGGCCGAGGGGCTCAAGGGGTGGGACCTGCCCCGCTGGCGGCAGGTCCTGCGCGACGCCGCACCCCGGCTCGCCTACGTCGTCGCCGACTTCCACAACCCCACCGGGGCCCTCGCGGACGAGGACCAGCGGCGGCAGCTCGTCGACGCCGCCCGGTCCGCCGGCACGGTGCTCGTCGTCGACGAGACGATGGCCGAACTCCGCCTCGACGACGAAACCGCGATGCCCCGGCCCGTCTGCGCCTTCGACCCGGCGGGCTCGACCGTCCTGACGGTCGGCTCGGCGAGCAAGGCCTTCTGGGCGGGTATGCGGATCGGCTGGGTACGGGCCGCCCCGGACGTGATCCGCTCCCTGGTCGCCGCGCGTGCCTACGCCGACCTGGGCACCCCGGTCCTGGAGCAGCTCGGAGTCAACTGGCTGATGGGCACCGGCGGCTGGAACGAGGCGGTGGCCCTGCGCCGTGAGCAGGCCCGCCGGAACCGGGACGAGATGGTGACGGCGCTCCACCGGGAACTGCCGGACTGGGAGTTCGAGGTTCCGCACGGCGGACTGACGCTGTGGGTACGCGCGGGCGGTCTGTCCGGATCCCGTCTGGCGGAGGTCGGCGAACGGGTGGGCGTGCGGGTCCCCTCCGGGCCGCGGTTCGGTGTGGACGGTGCGTTCGAGGGGTACGTCCGGCTGCCGTTCACCGTCGGCGGACCCGTCGCCGAGGAGGCCGCGGCCCGGCTGGCGGCGGCGGCCCGGCTGGTGCGGACGGGCGTGACCACGGGCACGGAGGCGCCGAGGACGTTCGTGGCGTAG
- a CDS encoding ankyrin repeat domain-containing protein, translating to MSEAPDPEVVELASRIFDLARQGDAEALAAYVDAGVPANLTNDKGDSLVMLAAYHGHAGAVTVLLARGADADRANDRGQTPLAGAVFKGEDEVIRALLAGGADPEAGTPSAVDTARMFGKTDLLKLFGAR from the coding sequence ATGAGTGAAGCCCCGGATCCCGAGGTGGTCGAGCTGGCCTCCAGGATCTTCGACCTGGCACGCCAGGGAGACGCCGAGGCACTCGCCGCCTACGTGGACGCAGGCGTCCCGGCGAACCTCACCAACGACAAGGGCGACTCGCTCGTCATGCTCGCCGCCTACCACGGCCACGCCGGTGCGGTGACCGTGCTCCTGGCACGAGGTGCCGACGCGGACCGCGCCAACGACCGCGGCCAGACGCCTCTCGCGGGCGCCGTCTTCAAGGGCGAGGACGAGGTGATCCGCGCCTTGCTGGCCGGCGGCGCCGACCCGGAGGCGGGAACTCCGTCCGCGGTGGATACTGCGCGGATGTTTGGGAAGACAGACCTCCTGAAACTGTTCGGCGCCCGGTGA